Below is a window of Stappia sp. DNA.
TCCCGGCCGCCGATTCCGACCGGCACTACGCGGTGCCGCTGCCGGCGCATCTGACCTCGCAATCGGCGGAACTCTTCGGCTTCTTCACCTACGAACTGCGCGTCGGCCATCCGCGCGGGACGGCGGCCGCGCCCTTCTGGTCGACCGCGCAGGGGCGCTTCGGCCCCGCCTTCGTGCTGGAAGGCGTGCAGCACCCCGCCCCGCGCCTGTCCTGCGCGGTGCGCCGGACGAAGAGCCTGCTCGCCGCCTCCTCGGTCTATGCCACACCGATCCTCAACGCCCGCGAGGTCGGCCCGCGCGATCCGAACACCGAGGTCTGGTTCGTGCTCTACGGACGCATCGTGCAGGCTGACGGCGCGACCCATCGCAACGTGCAGATCGACCTGCGCAAGGGCGCGCCCTTGCGCAAGCGCCGCAGCCGGGGACGCACGGCCGGCCTGCCGCCGACGGCCGAAGCGATCTGGAAGGTGGACGAGATCGCCGCCCGGCTCGACGAGATCGGCTTCGATCCCGACACGCCGCTGACGGCGCTTGCGGTGGAATTGCTCCCGGAACCCAACGGGCCCTTCGACGACCCGCTGTGCGGCGATCTGGGCGAGGTACGGATCCTGCGCACCTCGAACCTCGTATCCATCGGCGACGCCTGCTGTCCGCCGGAGTTCTGACGCAAGGCTTGCGGTTCTAGAGAAACACGGTCGAGAGCGTCGGAAAGACAATCACCAGCGCAAGCACCGCCATCATCACCCCGATGAAGGGCAGCGTTGCGGCGAAGATCTGTTCCACCGAGACTGACGGATCGTTCAACGTGTTGTGCACGGTGAAGACCGAGATGCCGAAGGGCGGCGTCAGCAGGCCGATCTCCACCGCGAGCACGGTGACGATGCCGAAATGGCTGAGGTCGAGCCCCATGCTGAGCGCGATGGGGGCGGCGATCGGCACCATGATGAGCAGGATCGAGGTGCTGTCGAGGATCATGCCCATGAGCAGGATGATCGCCGCATAGAACACCAGGAAGCCCATCGGCCCGAGGCCGGTGTCCGCGACCAGGCCAGCAATGGCGTTGGGCAGGCCCGCGATGGAAAGCATGCGCGAGTAGAAGCTCGCTGCGATCAGCAGGATCAGGATGGAGACCGAGATGACGCCGGTCTGCTTCATCACCTGCCACAGCTTGTGGCGGTCGAGCGAACGGCGCGACAGCGCGACGATCAGCGCGCCGAAGGCACCGACGCCGCCGGCCTCCGTCGGCGTGAAGTAACCGGTGTAGAGACCGCCGAGCACCAGAACCACCAGCGCCAGGATCGGCAGCAGCTTGGCGATCATCCGCGACACCGGCATCGGCTCGATAGCACGGTCGAGCCGGCGTTCGCGCGCAGCCTCCGGATCGGTCAGCACGAAGCCGGGAAAGGCGATGGTGACCGCGATCAGCATCGCCACGAAGCCGCCGGCGAGCAGCAGGCCCGGGACGATGCCGGCGATGAACATGCCGCCGATGGAAACCTCCGCCAGCACGCCGTAGACGATGAGCAGCAGGCTCGGCGGGATCAGCATGCCGAGCACCGACGAGCCCGCGACCGTGCCGGCGGAAAAGGCCGGGCGATAGCCGTGCCGGGTCATCTCCGGCACCGCGACGCGGGTGAAGACGGCCGCCGAGGCGATGGAAACCCCCGTCACCGCCGCGAACACCGTATTGGCCGCGACGGTCGCGACGCCGAGCCCGCAGATCATCCGCCGCAGCAGCTCTTCCGCCACCTCGAAGGTGTCGCGCCCGACGTTCGACACGCTGACCAGCAATCCCATCAGCACGAAAAGCGGAATGGTCGCGAAGAGATAGTCGGCGATGCCGCTGTAGGCGGTGAGCTCCAGCATCCGGAAGGCGAGGTCGAGATTGTCGCGGATGATCCAGATACCGGCGAAGGCGACGGCAAAGAGCGCATAGGCGATGTTCATGCCGAGCAGCACGAGGGCGATCAGAACCCCGACCAGCGCGAAGCCGATGGCAAGCGTCGTCATGCCGGCCTCCTCAGCTTGCAGATCTCGTCCCGCGCCCGGTAGAGCGCGGCCAGCACGGCAACGCCGGCGCCGACGACGGTGATCGCACGAAACGGCCAGGTCGGGATCGTGAACACGCCCTGCACGCCGAAGAACTCCGAGGTCGCCCAGGCGCTGGCGAGCTTCGGCCAGGACGCCCAGACGATCAGCGCGAAGACCACCGCCCCGGTCAGCGCGAACACCGCCTCCAGCAGGCAGACGGTGCGCGGCGAGACCTTGGCAAGGCGACGCACCAGGAAATCCGCGCGCGTCAGGCGCT
It encodes the following:
- a CDS encoding TRAP transporter large permease subunit, which gives rise to MTTLAIGFALVGVLIALVLLGMNIAYALFAVAFAGIWIIRDNLDLAFRMLELTAYSGIADYLFATIPLFVLMGLLVSVSNVGRDTFEVAEELLRRMICGLGVATVAANTVFAAVTGVSIASAAVFTRVAVPEMTRHGYRPAFSAGTVAGSSVLGMLIPPSLLLIVYGVLAEVSIGGMFIAGIVPGLLLAGGFVAMLIAVTIAFPGFVLTDPEAARERRLDRAIEPMPVSRMIAKLLPILALVVLVLGGLYTGYFTPTEAGGVGAFGALIVALSRRSLDRHKLWQVMKQTGVISVSILILLIAASFYSRMLSIAGLPNAIAGLVADTGLGPMGFLVFYAAIILLMGMILDSTSILLIMVPIAAPIALSMGLDLSHFGIVTVLAVEIGLLTPPFGISVFTVHNTLNDPSVSVEQIFAATLPFIGVMMAVLALVIVFPTLSTVFL
- a CDS encoding TRAP transporter small permease, with the translated sequence MSDESQADPDDGFVPPFSQAPFGAILASVAAVMSSVGTLGIGALMLLIVADVLGRNFFNAPITGVAEIAARAVVAIVFLQIAAAILQKRLTRADFLVRRLAKVSPRTVCLLEAVFALTGAVVFALIVWASWPKLASAWATSEFFGVQGVFTIPTWPFRAITVVGAGVAVLAALYRARDEICKLRRPA